The Raphanus sativus cultivar WK10039 chromosome 6, ASM80110v3, whole genome shotgun sequence sequence caaaaaccaaacattatatttaaacatattgatGAATAAAAAGACGGGTTAGTAAATTTGTTGACTAAACCAATCTCAAACATTTAACAAACGAAAAAGATCAATACATaggatgatgacaaaaaaaaatcttatccGCCCTTTGAAAGGGCAGGTCAAACTCTAGTTCATTCATTAAActtaatttattcattttttgttttgttattggTATATATCCATCACaaaccatcatcatcaacaatcAAAACAGTTATATATCATCGTATCATATAATATATGTCTTCTAATACGAGCTACTACCGATCGCCGTTCGGAGACACCACCTTCACAAAAGTTTTCGTCGGAGGCTTAGCATGGGAGACTCCTACCGAGGAAATGCGTCGTTACTTTGAGCAGTTCGGTGAGATTCTCGAAGCAGTTATCATCACCGATAAGATCACCGGAAAATCTAAAGGCTACGGTTTCGTAAGTTAGtccatttttcttgttttctttatatCTCTCAACCATTATAATTGTTTCTCAAAGCATGCGACGTCATCATCTTGGTGGTGTAGGTCACGTTTCGAGAGCCAGAGTCAGCGACGAGGGCAGTAGCCGATCCAAATCCTGTGATCGATGGAAGAAAGGCAAATTGTAATATTGCGTCTTTTGGACAGCCCCAACCATCGACGCCTCGAGGCTCGTATACTCATTTTATATCTTGAATGTGTCAACCTTTATCTCATCggtctattttaaaaaaatccactTTGGCTGGATTATATAATCTATGTTTAGTTTCcgaaaattaacaaatattcATGCGATTGtaacaatataatattatactGTTTTCAGAATATGATTTCATCATGCTTGGctaaaatgataatttataatGGTTGATGATGATACTAATCAGTTTgtaagattttcatattttgtaattgaAATTTCTGTGATATGCTCACAATGAAAAAAATGCTACATTTtcaataatctaaaataattatgattACTCTTTGATGGCACAGGGAGAGGACAAGGAGGACGCCCTAGTCAGTATCATGGCGGAGGACTATCAGGCTATTCAGGAATGGCTGGTCCGATGCAACACGCTGCGGCTGCCCAGCTCATGTATCCAGCGTACGGGTACGTGaggtttttatgattttaaaataattgatagatttattttctttatttaaaccCAAAAGGATGTAaagaagtttataaattttgCGTAGACAATGAAATGGTCCAATGCTATAGAAATGGTAAAAGACAGAAGATGAGTTTAATGCTTCAATTTGGACAAGTTGGAGTCAGCCTGTAAAATcatatttcataatataaatgcTTATAGCATAGTACCTAGTTGTCTAGTAAAAAGCATACTATATTGTAGATTAGCCAGACCAACATCGCAACCGAACAATAATATTGAAATATGTCATGTGTATGTAAAGTATATGCAAGTCTTGCGTGCACTAAATTTGTCAAGCTGAAATAGTTCAATTTTGTTTATGTTGGGTCTTTTGGTTGCTTTATACCAATTTGTTTAGCgtcattaaatttttgttttcaggtACACCTACAATTCTGAATATGGATACCACCAAGtcagtctctctctctatctttatCTCTCCATATGACACGCAATGATAAAATACATCTTATATATTGTTTCCATGCAtctgttattgttttttttttctgaacaagCATCTGGTTATTGTTTTTTTGAAGATAAAAATAAGCTTTAGCCTTCATCCCTCAGAATTAAGTATCTAGAAACTAAATTAAAGACTGTTAATAGTTGTGTAGGGGAATTAGGAATATGTAGATTAATGTCATTTATAGAAGTGTAcagtaaatataaaatcttgaaTGTGATTGTGTTGTTTATATTAGCAAATAATAATTTTGGGACTGAATTATTACATGCAGGCATTATACAACACACAACTCCAGCAAGCAGAAGCACAAGCACAATACTACCAACAGCAAATGTACGGCGGAGGAGcaacatcaccatcatcatccaACATCATGCCTTCTCCTTATTATTACCTCCAAGCTCCAAGCCCTAGACCGTATCCTCATCAGCATTATGGTCATCATATTAACCTTCAGCAGCAACAGCAACAGCAACAACGCTTAACTTCTGCTTCTTCTTACCTAATCTACCCATCCAATTTCGGGGTTCCTACTACTTTTGCTCATTCACAAGAGCCAATATCTTCTTCAACCGGTACGTCATTAAGTagttcaatgtttttttttgctcaaaCGACATTGTTTATCACCATGCATGTCCAAAGTAAAAATGCATTCATCATTGAACCATGATTCAAGTCCACTAATAAGTACTAAATCGTATTGTAAGAACATAAAATCGAAATTGCTAGTGAGATCATGCATATATATGAGTACGGAAGATTAAATGGAATATCACAAAAGAGAGTGAATGATTGGGCACATgggatatatgtatatatgtaattGCGTCATGTCCATGTGAACTGAGctgtctaattttttttgttctctcaCATTGTCTACCGTCCATCATGGGTCATACATGTTTATATATACACGAGTATGTGTATGCAATATGCATAAACCAATAGTCTTGCATGTGAATTTCTGCCACCCTTTTTATTTCACTGATTCTCAAGATCTAGTCACAACTCACAAGGGAGAAGGGACCACTCTCTATTTAAGCAATTACTAGGTGGTTGCCCGTAAATTTGCGGGtacaaattttgatataatataatattttgtgtttttgacctg is a genomic window containing:
- the LOC108810087 gene encoding uncharacterized protein LOC108810087, whose protein sequence is MAGPMQHAAAAQLMYPAYGYTYNSEYGYHQALYNTQLQQAEAQAQYYQQQMYGGGATSPSSSNIMPSPYYYLQAPSPRPYPHQHYGHHINLQQQQQQQQRLTSASSYLIYPSNFGVPTTFAHSQEPISSSTESQAPHQVSGGGELDVTDAPESTTTDSKE
- the LOC130495936 gene encoding probable RNA-binding protein ARP1 — protein: MSSNTSYYRSPFGDTTFTKVFVGGLAWETPTEEMRRYFEQFGEILEAVIITDKITGKSKGYGFVTFREPESATRAVADPNPVIDGRKANCNIASFGQPQPSTPRGSYTHFIS